A single region of the Pieris rapae chromosome 21, ilPieRapa1.1, whole genome shotgun sequence genome encodes:
- the LOC110999135 gene encoding uncharacterized protein LOC110999135 isoform X1, which yields MSLTQEHILCNEQIIRVVKEFKARPVLWDPNHDLYRVQTSRYEAWGEIAAKINYNVMDLKRKFKSIFASHRRERSRVLRGIKTHWFLYDLLSFLPTHVKNLKASKKRNSSAQKTLNTYKQVDENVDGIDDQDNDDNTDHSDEETEFIQKEIIVKNEPEDEPPPKRVLHYRKPRAVRSTRPSFKRHFLTRERDRSLTEPYVKPLPTKGKDECDSFGEYIAVSLRKHDERTRSMIKQAINNILFEQEMKKYNSTSFVVEKNPLIIGDSDDCEK from the exons ATGTCCCTTACACAGGAACATATACTATGCAACGAACAAATCATTCGAGTGGTGAAGGAATTTAAGGCCCGCCCGGTGTTGTGGGACCCTAATCATGACTTGTACCGGGTACAGACCTCGAGGTACGAGGCGTGGGGAGAAATCGCGGCAAAGATTAACTACAACGTAATGGATTTGAAGAGGAAATTTAAGTCAATCTTCGCGTCACACCGCCGCGAGAGGTCCAGGGTTCTGCGCGGGATTAAGACCCATTGGTTCCTCTATGACCTTCTGAGCTTTTTGCCAACTCACGTTAAGAACCTAAAGGCGAGCAAGAAGCGAAACTCGTCTGCGCAGAAAACCCTTAATACTTAT aaacaaGTCGATGAAAACGTTGACGGAATTGACGATCAAGATAACGATGACAACACGGATCATTCGGATGAGGAGACTGAGTTCATTCAGAAGGAAATAATTGTCAAAAATGAACCAGAAGACGAGCCACCGCCAAAAAGAGTTTTGCACTATAGAAAGCCGAGAGCGGTTCGATCTACGCGACCCTCTTTTAAAAGGCACTTTCTTACGCGCGAGAGGGACAGAAGCTTGACAGAACCGTATGTCAAACCTTTACCGACCAAAGGGAAAGATGAATGTGATAGTTTTGGAGAATATATCGCGGTGTCACTGCGTAAGCATGATGAGCGGACGCGGTCTATGATCAAGCAAGCCATCAATAACATATTGTTCGAACAAGAAATGAAGAAATACAATAGTACCTCGTTCGTAGTTGAGAAGAATCCTTTGATCATTGGTGATAGTGACGACTGTGAAAAGTGA
- the LOC110999108 gene encoding protein charybde: MEILPVTSQFNVGFNSEKAWNGPTWREAPVPVPTETALAQRLERELRAAKGASELATAEVLVPAELLARASRQTLALAEGEPCGSRGAAVIVDVAGRRLAAFKIDPNTLTTHEIHLHLEHDATNWTSLLPQFLKNLTRGGTIIISPQFTIEKKKLFRSQAE, translated from the exons ATGGAAATCCTGCCGGTCACGAGTCAGTTTAACGTCGGATTCAATAGTGAAAAAG CGTGGAATGGGCCGACGTGGCGGGAGGCACCGGTGCCGGTTCCGACGGAGACGGCGCTGGCTCAGAGGCTCGAGAGAGAGCTGAGAGCGGCCAAAGGTGCCAGCGAGCTAGCCACCGCAGAGGTCCTAGTGCCGGCCGAGTTGCTCGCTAGGGCTTCGAGGCAGACGCTGGCGCTAGCGGAGGGAGAACCCTGCGGCTCGAGAGGGGCGGCGGTCATAGTGGACGTAGCGGGAAGGCGGCTGGCGGCATTCAAGATAGATCCCAACACACTGACGACGCACGAAATACACCTTCATCTAGAACACGACGCCACGAACTGGACGAGCCTGTTGCCGCAATTCTTAAA AAATTTAACGCGAGGCGGCACCATCATCATCAGCCCCCAGTTCACGATAGAGAAGAAAAAGCTCTTTCGGAGTCAAGCCGAGTGA